One Microbacterium sp. zg-B96 genomic region harbors:
- a CDS encoding L-rhamnose mutarotase, translated as MTRQPQRVCFQLQIEPELLDEYIRRHSPVWPEMLAEIAASGRRNYSLFLGDGGRLIGYYETDNDDAAQAYLAASPVAARWEAEMSRFFVGLQGRPDQASTPLTEIFNLHDQLAASVATTDTTESTR; from the coding sequence ATGACGAGACAGCCACAGCGCGTCTGCTTCCAGCTGCAGATCGAGCCTGAACTGCTCGACGAGTACATCCGCCGCCACAGCCCCGTCTGGCCGGAGATGCTGGCAGAGATCGCCGCCTCCGGCCGGCGCAACTACTCGCTGTTCCTGGGCGACGGCGGCCGCCTGATCGGTTACTACGAGACCGACAACGACGACGCCGCTCAGGCCTACCTCGCCGCCTCCCCCGTCGCCGCGCGCTGGGAGGCCGAGATGTCCCGGTTCTTCGTGGGCCTGCAGGGCCGGCCGGACCAGGCATCCACTCCGCTGACCGAGATCTTCAACCTCCACGATCAACTGGCCGCATCCGTCGCGACCACCGACACGACAGAGAGCACCCGATGA